Genomic window (Tribolium castaneum strain GA2 chromosome 2, icTriCast1.1, whole genome shotgun sequence):
TAAGATCATCCTTAAGAAAATTCCTCCTCCGGAGTTCGTTACCTTTGGAAAACCGTTTCAGGTGTGAAATGGTTGTGAGAGATTCAGTCTGGTGGTTTTCTTTGGGCGAGAAACGACTAAAGCTATCGAAGATTCGATTGGTCACAATGTCCACCATTTTGTTCACCctgaggaaaaaaattaaagaaaagaaTTACATAACAATTGTTATCACCATTTCAGCAGCAAGATAAAATAgacgaaaaacaaaacaatggTCAACTGCAACGACCCGtagaataaattaaacagatcCATCCTCTTCACGACGAACagaaaaataacgaaaatatttaaatacgCGATGAGACTGAACAGGACAGGGAGAAGCATTTTTGAACGCGTCAGGTCACCACGACTTCGATCGACACACTGACGATTTTATTGCTTtaatcaaatataaattacttCAGACCGATTAAAATACCGATAGgacataaaaagaaaaaaatatttactgacAGATAATCCCCACCGTTTCAAAACCCTAATCGGTTAAATTTTGATCGGCTTATCTGATCCCAGGTCGCGCCTACCTCAACGCACATTACGCACatctttattgtttttagaaaataacacTGATGTCCTTAAATTACACTCTTTGTCGATGAGTAAACGAAAACTTTGTACGGTTATAGGTCAAAAATCACGTGAACGCCAgaagattttgcaaaatgatTGAAACATTTGTGTATCATTTATATTCCATGGAAAAATCGCTTTACTTTCTCTAAAATCGCAACGTGCCatccataataaaaataaacaaacaataattGCCAGTCTGTTGCCCGATTTATTGGTCAATAAACGAGTTATTAGAAATGCTACTTTATGTAATTACAATGCATTACAATAAACGTAACATAATAGCGAAATATCGCGATAAAGTTTTGCCAGTCATGTGTAACAGTAGCCATCAAGGAAGGGAGAAGACAAACAATGTAACAATTTGATACCCTGAGTGTGATTACTGATTACTGATTAGGGAAAGTTAGCAATTAATAAATGCggaaattgtttaattaattgcggATAAATATGCAACTTGGGTTtctattgttttaataaattaaaaaacataccAGAGTATTATATGAAACCATTAGTATCATAATCACCGtccaaatttgaatttattgtaACGAACTATACATTTAAAGCGtctacttaattttattttgacgcACTCGTGTTCGTGCGGAAAAACTataagaatttgaaaaaatgggaAAATTGTATGCTTTTATTTCATTCCTTGAAGTACAACAAGCAAAACGTGTTTACAAGATTCTTATTCTAGATGTgcatcattatttttatcattatgcCCCAACATAAATTTTCCAACAGCTGGTATCCTTATCGCTATCGGTCCAATATGATTAACGGCCGCTAAAAATTCAATATGTTcgttaaaaaccaaaattacaaaataaaatcacaaaatgtAGACATGTTTTACTACCGaatttgcaattttgataTTAGAAAAACAAACCAATTAAGTTGGCTGTGGAGTaggtacaataaaaaaatacaaatattgagataaaattttatttttatgctgaGATGAAACATGCTAGGGGCAAAGTCAAGAAGTCTCGTAATGAAATTATAGGGAATGACTCTTCGCGTTTGaagaaacaaaagtaaaactgTTGAACTTGACTAACCTTGTCACACTTATCAtgaatgagtgatttatttaaatacaataaTCAGGGCCGTATTTAGAAACTTGAAGCGATTAGAATCTGCAAAAAGTCATTTCGTACCacgatgataaaattttatcaattcgatcagaaaattatttatatttttagatgTTGTCACTATCTAGGTAACTGTCTTAGTTAAgccaataaaaacaatacactTTAACTTCCGTCATTCGATTTTCAATAttgaaaaactgttttaattacaaaaacaagaCGTGTTTTTTAGACTTTAATTCTTCAATTGTTTTATGGTCCCCACCATCGAACTTAAACTTTAACCTCATCCTTTGATACTTATACCAGTCTTAATTGGAATGCGTTTTTTACATAGAATGTTATTGTGAGAAAACTAGCAACAAGTAAGTAAAtagaagttaattaaattttgtaacgatcgtaaaaataaacaatacaaaaaaacacttcTCGTTTTACCAGATGATAATAATCATTTTGcacctaaaaacaaaaatacaacatGCGAATGAATATTTATAGTATAACTgtatgaataaataaacaaacgataaaactaaagaagtgTGTAATAACCACGTTACATGGCAGTGATTACAACAGCCAAACAAATTAAGGCAACCTTTCTTCCAAGAGttcaaatcaaaaataaattatttcgaacACGCAAGACGCAGGAAATCCATGGAGAAGTACTAAAAGACGACACAAATGACTGGCATCAAAGTTTAACTTCCGcaagattaatttttatcaaatgtaTTAACAACACTACAAAGTACAGTAATTAAGTGGGTAATTATGTTAATTTCGTCTTCTTGACGCTAACTGTGGAATCCAAACAATATCAATAGTATTAATAGTTAAAGGACCGATAACTCTAAACATTTTGCTTCAATTATTCCACTGCGGAAACgtttgacaatttttatagCAAACACAAAACTGTTTCCACTACATGGCTTCGACAACCGTTAACAATTGCATTACGAAATAGGAGAAGACGTGTCattaagcgagaaataagttcagggttaataacaaaaatcaaacaaaattgtAGTGTTGGTAAACACCACAAAACGGTCAATTACCTACTagttattaaagtttttctttGTTTGGCTAATCGAGGATTGTTTATGCTTCTGTCTGATAATGGTACTCGACTTGCACCTCGAAATTCATTACTTTCCACTTGAATCCAAGGAAAACTCTTGAAAATCTAAATATTCCTAATTTTCCGGGGCAAGGCTTTCGCCTTCGAACGAAACATTGAGCAAAAATTTGCCAACAGTGTTCGCATACAAATGATTTTATTGCAAGGTGTAATTTGTACCGAACTTTTCTCGGTGGTTAAATTCGCCCGTGTaaggttaaaataatttttgaatttattatcGTGTTATAAAAATAGAGTCAACTCGTCGTAAATCAATGCCAGAGATAAGCAAACAGTGAGTACATTTCAACATAGCATTTGACAAAGAAAGGCTCCACTAATAATCATAAACAAATGGGTCAATTGCAAAATGAAGCTACAACAATGATGAACTTTAACAGTTGCGGGAAAAAACCGATTTTGATTGATTTAATTACCAGCCCGCCTTCGCTATTTACAATTTCCTCGCGCATTGAAGAAAAGAGTTGCGAAACAGTAAGGAGGTGAACGGACTAAATTCTTAACTGTTATTACTggcacaaaaatttgcatacttTCACAacttgttacaaattttacctGGAGAACCCCTCTGAAAAAAAGCTGGGGAAGGCCCAGTACATGAACCCCATCAGAATGACGCACTCGATAACCCCCTCCATGGCACCACCGCAAAATCACATCCGACAATTAAAAATCCGACCACGCACCGAGCCGACGTTACTTTAGTGAATATATTTAGCACAATCGAGACATATAGCCCATTCTTACTCGGGGGTAAAGCTCTCTTACGCACGTACTAATCGACAATGAAATTCTGTTTCTTTCACCGGTAGTCGCTGAATGCTTGGGGGAGCGCGGCTCAATGTACCGTTTTTAAAACAGAGGCGTACCAGCAGTTGCCCCTTCCCCGGTGCTGTTTTTGcccgtattgtttttattccgGACCTGTCCAATGAACTGCGTGTCATTTTGAGTGGCGTGATCCGCAAGAAAAAATTCGAAGAGTTACACTCGGTACGTAATTGGAAAACAAGGTCGCTCCGGGAGCTAGATAATGGTCAGCTAAATTCATAAATTACTCAATTAACTCCCAATTCAAACACAAAGCAGATGCGGGGCCGGCATATGTTGCAGCGACGCTTTTCGAGAAAAGTGGCCCAACTTGCGTGAAAGGTGCACCGCTGGACACGTCATGTGACGGGCGAATATCGGGCGGTGGCACCAGATTACATAAACAATAATCGATGCACGATTAAAATACAATTCGATTttcaatttataaataaacataaggctatttttgaataaaatgcaaaaaacatgAATATCCTGAAACATGTAAAACAACAAATGCAAACTGCGCTATTTACGTTCTAGAAAGCCAAAAACATGGCTTGGGCCCCTTTGGAAGCCGCCAACTTGTCGAATTGAACAAATGAGGTTATGGTATAAATTGAGGTTCAAATTGCGCAAATGTGTAAACAGATAATTAACTTACCACGATTAATTTGTGCTAATTGAGTTTGGCttgaaattttccactatTTAATTCACAATAACCAAAATCTgtgctaaaaataataacaccaactcaaaattaaaatttggctCCGCCTACTCCGCCTGCGACATTTGAACTACCGGTCCCGGTTTGGAGCTACTGGGGTGCAGTCAAAGACAGTCTATTTGTACAGCATTTATTCAacaatattttacataaaacacGTGACTTCATTCTAATAAAACAAGGCATAGAATATGACAAAATCTAAAACTGTAACATCATAcatttattcacattttttacactAGTCTAGACATAAGGTTGTTTACTTATAGATATTAACACCGAAAGAGTTGTCGAATGCTAGCAATTTCCATTCACCGCGTAAtgtacaactaaaaataaaaatactgaaaGCTGGTTGGTGTATTGCTTTATACAACATTTATAACAAGAATTATAGTAATGGAATGTCGCGCTTCCACTTTGATTTCTTAGCAAAGAAAATGTGCTTCATATTTAACAAGGGTAATATCAATGCCTATCGTGGTACTTTACATATTGTCTTGTACtactgtttaaaattattgttaaggagtaataatttcaatttacaaTATACAACAAAtgaaggaaaaatgaagtacGATACGTTTTTTGGTATTTACAAAATTGCACCATAATGGCCCAAAGAAATGGCTAAAAAtaagtggatttttaaaacaaacctATCAGGATCGTAACAAAAACTAATGGCGTGAGTCCCTTGGGTAAAACTCGGCCAAGGTGGCTGCAGGAATACGCTTCAACATCTCCTTCGGGAAAATGCGGAGCAATTGCCAGCCAATGTCCAACGACTCGAAAACGGTGCGGTTCTCGTAACTTCCCTGCGTGATGAAATTCTTCTCGAACTTGGACAAGAACTCCAAATACAGGAGATCGTCAGGCGTGAGGGCCTCTTCACCCACGACGGCCTTCATGGCTTGCACGTCCTTACCGATGGCGTAGCAAGCATACTGGAGGAACAAGTCAGAAAAAATCGACAACACCTTCGAAACCCCTTACCAATTGATTGGAAACGTCGGAGTGGTCCTTCCTGGTCATTCCTTCGCCGATGGCAGATTTCATCAGACGCGACAAGGAGGGCAGCACGTTGATTGGCGGATAGATCTGTCTGTTGTGCAACTGACGGTCGACGTAGATTTGTCCTTCGGTAATGTAACCAGTCAAGTCGGGAATAGGATGGGTGATATCGTCGTTAGGCATAGTAAGGATAGGAATTTGGGTGATTGAGCCGTTTCTGCCCTCGACACGACCGGCGCGCTCGTAAATCGTGGCCAAATCGGTGTACATGTAACCGGGGAAACCACGACGGCCGGGCACCTCTTCACGGGCAGCGGATACCTGTGATTTTGCAGAAAAAAAAGCGAACGATGACGCATATGCAACTGAATTCAAACAAGTCTAATAACTAAATAGTACAATTTTCGTGAAATTAAAGTCATCAGAATTACTTTAGTAAAAACCCTGGATTTCTGGAGGTTACTTACAGACCTTACagataaaaaatgcattttatttatctgtattttattttattttatgtattttatttaattcatttatcttcAGGATTTCGGCAAAGGATGGAAagataaaagtaaaatttgcttgtatttTCTTTGCTGTAAAGGTAAcacttttcaataaaaacgtgtttttagttttgaatGTTTGGCACTTTTAGATGACATAGTATGTagaataatcaaaataaatctgagtttttttaaaaaatttcgtcttattttgtcaattttgaaaaaactttacgTTCAAATTGAGATCCTCTAAAGTCTAAAGTTTTTTGGTATTATCTTAAATGCACTACTGTTTTTACGTATTAAAGTAACAAGAAGTTGAGGCAGAAATCTTTTTTACCGAGTCTTTTACATAGTTTCTTCTTGATTCCGTAAATTATTGTCATTAAATGCTTAAAATGAATCATAATACAGAACAAAGATTCAATTATCAAAGAGGCGTTTGATTACACTAAAAATGTTGCGAAATGTAAGacaaagttttgaaaatcGATTGTACCATTGTATGTATGGAAGTTGGGGGGTGGACATTTTGAACAATACACtcgttaaattaaattgttttttttataacaaccTTTATTTCCTTTCACAACAATCTAGGTAATATTCTATAAAAGGAATCGgataaaattgagaaaaacaCCCTAGAGTTTTCCATTCGATCTCTCTTACTATTTGAATTTCTGAAAGGGTGgttttgtatctttaaaaagaagaaacattATCCCAGATAATATTTCTAAATCAAtttataccaaaaaaaaaatatgttataaGACATCTAAGATCTTACCATTAACTCTCTCAAACACTAAAATCTTTCACAActcataaattaattttcttttcagCAAAATTGTGTACTGAACTCACACAaacatctgaaaatttgttagAAAGCagctttaagaaaaaatattaactattaaccatttaaaaaaaatttattagcacaatcatttaaaacaaagttgCTTTTTAATTTGACCTTTCTCACAGTGTGAGATCGTAAGAAAGACAGTTAAAAAGCCAGTTAATAATTTAAGTACAGTTTAAACATATTCCTAATTTCCAATAATTATAGAAAAGTAGTTAAAACGGTTTCAGCTAGAATCCGAaaatttaaaggaaatttataactcaaaataaacttgtttactaatatttttttgaactttaaaaagcttaattttctttgaattgaatgctataaaataaaaaaatgcaaaaattaatcacCCATGtctccattaaaaaaatcaagttggcTTTCTACGAAAAAACTTATggggcaaaaaaaatttaaaaaaatagtaaggaGTCCTAGATTTAAAAGTTCATAAAGTTAGTCTAAACACCAATTAATATGACCTCAAACGATAAAACCTAAGAAATATTCGTAATTtcgcatttaataaattatttagcaATTCTGCTTGTATACTGTTAATCTCTTACATTAGAGAGATTAGTTGTCTTTGGTTGTGCGGTTTTTCGTgagttttgttgaaattttaaagcgtaaaaaagattttattttttattacaaagtcTTAATAAAACAATTGCGTAATCAAAGACTATAAGTATTGGATCATAGCGCATAGCGAACACATGTTGggctcaaaaaaattgtaaatgtgagattagaatttttccactgaaagaaatcatgaaatacttcggTGATTCTACAAAACTGCAACtgagattaacaactgctgatacatttaagcaTAAATTGTTCCAAAAGTTAGGCTTTTGATTgtctttttacaaattttacaaagtaAATGAACAAACAGTAGCAGTTCATTTTCACGGAAAAATCCGAATGGTTTCGAAGATTTAGCAACGAATATTTTATATCTATTAAATTAGTCTTCTTGTTGttaataacgtaattttttaatgacatttcGTTGCCGTttgtaataaaacttatcaaatACCCACTTggctattatttatttcccgAGTACTTTTAGTCCTCAAAGGAATTACAGCCAGGCAAAAATCTAAGTTCAATTAGAAAATTTCTCAGCTGTCAACCACCATAATGCGGtgaaatttaatcattttgcgGCCAATTTTATTAGtagaacgatttttttatactgacaagaaaaaattaaaaattacctcaCGCAAGGCCTCAGCGTACGAAGACATGTCGGTCAAGATCACAAGTACGTGTTTCTCGCATTGGTAGGCCATAAATTCGGCGGCTGTGAGGGCCAACCGTGGCGTAATAATTCTCTCAATGGTTGGATCATTGGCCAAGTTCAAGAACAAACATACATTCTCCATAGAGCCGTTCTCTTCGAAATCTTGTTTGAAAAATCGGGCAGTTTCCATATTAACACCCATAGCGGCGAAAACAATAGCGAAATTATCTTCATGGTCATCCAGTACGGACTTCCCGGGCACTTTAACAAGACCAGCTTGCCTACAAATTTGGGCGGCGATTTCGTTGTGCGGCAGACCGGCGGCAGAGAAAATCGGGATTTTCTGCCCTCGAGCGATCGAGTTCATAACATCAATGGCAGAAATACCGGTCTGGATCATTTCTTCAGGGTAGATACGCGACCAGGGGTTGATGGGCTGCCCCTGGATGTCCAGGAAGTCCTCGGCGAGGATTGGGGGACCTTAAGTGGGGAAATACGTGGTTATGGGGCGCTGGGAGGCCGTTTCGTTACCTTTGTCTATGGGCTTCCCCGAGCCGTTGAAGACGCGCCCCAGCATGTCCTCGGACACGGGCGTCCTCAGGATGTCGCCAGTGAACTCGCACACGGTGTGTTTGGCGTCGATCCCCGACGTGCCCTCGAAGACCTGGACGACGGCTTTGGAGCCGCTGACTTCCAGCACTTGCCCCGAACGTATGCTCCCATCGGACAGCTTGAGCTGGACGATTTCGTTGAATTTGGGGAACTTGACGTCGTCCAAAATAACCAACGGTCCATTTACACCAGTTACAGTTTTATAAGCTATAataaaattggcaaaattaGGCCTGAGAGGAGTGGCTGTCATGAGATTCGGTCACATGACAACCCAAACAGCTGATTTCGCCCCAAATCGGCCTAAAATAGACGCGCGGGTCCACCGCCTAGTAAATTTAGATCCCCCGTGTTTGTCTTAACAACATCTTCAGCGAAATCAAGGAAAGATTGcgaaaatttttggtcatatGACCCGTTTTGTGTCGTCCATTACAACTCGAACCCACCCAATTTTCACGGTTTTTGGGCCGATTTCGCGCaaattaagccaaaaaaaacacttactGAGTCTTGGTTGAGACACGAAATCACGGGAAACCGCCAAAACGTGCTCCCGAGCGGCCTGTTTTGAGGATATACTATTTTGATAAGACATCTTTCACAACACGTCTTCCACAGCCCAACCAAAATCAGCAACTGCACAAGTATTGGATTCACGTGTCGTCACGTGACGGCGAATTATGCGTACCCACCGAAAGGTGCCGCCCCAACTTGCAGGAATCTACAAACGAAAATCGAAAGTTCCACGCACAATTTGCCAATTTCCAAAATCTCCAACACCCAAATACGACAAGGTTCACGAATTGCGAACAAAACGGCGGATAATAACACAGGTCTGGCACAAAATTGGTGCTTTTCCCCAAAATTAAGAGCGGCCTCTATCCGGCCACAGCCTTACTAAGACATGAAGGACCTTAACCTAAAAACGCCGTCAGTAACGTGATTAATTCTAACAATTCTAAGCAACTATTTAGGCCTCTAGACAGGCAGAATGTCGAACGAAGGTACAGAAAACAGGGAGGAAATACCTGAGCCTGTAAACAAGGTACGTAAGTTTACAAAAACCGTAAACCCAACTTTCAATGCAATCGATTTGACGTTTGTAATGTGGCGCTATCTCTTGTTTTAGAGTTTGATGATTTTTGGGCGCGACGTTTCAAAAATTCCTTGTTTTCGGAACAGCATCCTGTATGGGATTTACGGAGGACTTGGGATGGGTTTAGCCCATTTCATGTTCAGGAGCCACCCTTTGGGTGCGTGCAATTTCGCGGTGTACAGCTTTTCCGGTGTTACGTTAATATACTGGATCCAGTGCCGGTACAAATATTCACAGATGAAGTTTCAAATGCTCCAAATGCAAGAATTGCTACGGAGACAGGCTATTTATGAGGGTACTGAAGTGGAGAAAGAACTGGAGGAGAGCGAAAAACCGAAAGTTACTTGAAACATTAGCTTAAATCCCAATTAGTGTAATAAATCTAGCcccaataaattgttttatacgttttttgtgttttattgattttaagcctctttttaatatctgaatcctaaattataaacactattttaaaacacgcttccgatagcaacgtattttaaaatgttacaacaaaaaatgaataacaCTCATACGAACACCCCGGGTGTCAAGGTATGgtactcgcatacgctcgttgcttaaccacagccctcgaacttaaagcttgtgtttttgcactcgtattatttataactaaaTTCAAGTAGGTTTATGACTGTagctaaacaaaaaaaatacaattcctGACAGTAAtgagttttcaaatttttgtcgtGACTGAACTTTGGCGACCGCTTAAAATTATGTAATGGAAGTTGGAGCTTTCCACATCACCTAACTCATCGTAACTCATCATAAAGTCCATCGAGGCGAAGTGAAGCTTCAGATTACGATGCGTTATTATGCAGAAGCAACTTCAAAAGTTTGGATTTTTCGCTTCAAAAACTTTAGATGAAGAAGCAAGCAGAGTTAATGACAAATTGGTTAAGTACTTGTACAAGAAGGAAACTGGGGCTTCGTATAAACGGAAAATTAAAAGTGCCAACGATACTGACACCAGCCCGAAGCACACTCTCAGGCGACAGCCACCGGACGAGGACAAACATCGCAGGAAAAACTCTCCCGACTCTGTGAGGAGACACAGAAGGGACGCTTTCGCGAGCGagactgaaatttttttcatatcaCCGGAAGACATCAAAAAGCACCGCAAAAAAGCGACCAAACACCGCGAGAAATCACCGGAAATTTCGACCGAAGCGCGGAGACACCACAAAAATCATGACTACGACCCTGAGGCTGAAAAACGGAGGAGTCTGAAGCGGGACATTGATATTGCGAAACTGATCTCACCTCAGAAACACAACAAGGACAACGACTACCAGTGGTTGACTAAGAAAGAGATTGTTAAACTGATTGCTAACAACGATGCGAAAGAACTGCCGAAGAAGACGTCCACCACGTcgaattttttgaagaaattttttctGTTCGAGAAACACGATGAGTCCGATTTTTCCAAAGACAAGCCACGGAAGGTCAATCGCTACGCTGAAGACAACACCAACATGCTCTTCACGCCGTACAAGACCGGGGCCGATGgtccaaaaaaaaacgaaaaaatcagcAAACTGCACGAGAAGAAGCACAAGGAGGACCCGGTCGATGTTGTCTACACGCGTGAGGCTAAAAAACACCGAGATAAACACAAGTCGGAGGACGGccgaaaaccaaaaattaaagataacGGGAGTTTGGTGTTCGAAGAACTCAAAATTCTCCAAAAGGCGAAAGAGAGATTCCACACGACTGATAGTTTCGAGAGCAGCACAATAAGCTCGAAACCGAAACGTAAACACACCTCCAAAGAATGCGACTTAATTTTCGACGACCTGAAGACCCAAACTAACGAAAGTGGGAGTCAAGGGAGCGACAAAACGAAGCAAAAATCAAGGAAAGACGCACATAAGTCGATTACACCAAGCGTTGCCACCGAAAGTCAAGTGAGCAGTGTTGTAAGCTCGAAGAAAAAGCACAAAATCAATCAAGATCAAGAAACAAAGATACGCAAAAATGTAACTGAAACGATTCCCAAACTGGAGAAAAAGAAGAGTAAGATTAGAAGTCGGGAAAATAGCATGAGTTTGAGACCTAAACCCAGGGAAACAAGCCAAAGTCGTGGCCCAAGCACCGATCGAGGAGAGTCTTCAGATACCAGAAAAAAGATAATACCAGAGAAAAAGGAAAATATTTCGCGGACTAATCCTCTGCGTCACCAGACTTGTTTAGTCGGAAGGACTTTCCCGGTTGTTGATATATCGCCGTGGGTTGTCCGTGAGAATACTTTTCtcgaaaagaagaaaaaacacaaagcTTTCAAGCGATATTACAAGTATCATAAAAATCTTGACCGGGATTGTGACCTAACTTCGAGTGGTACCAATCACGCTTACAGCGACAGTCACAAAATGTACCAAGGGACGTCTGAACACTCAATTGAGGATTCCTCGAGGAATCGGCGCAACAAGCGATCAAAATTCAAGGTTGAAACCCACATTTCTGCAATTGTTATTGACCCACAACCACAAAAAACCCACAAAGAGGCTGATAAGAAAATCCGAAAATCCAGAAAGTCGAAAATACCAGTTTTGAGCAACATTTGCAGGATGGCCGAAATGACAAGAGAAAAATCGTACACTCAAGGCGACGAAGAGGTGGAAGTTGTCGAAAAGACAAGGCTTTCAAGATCGCCATCGCGTGATCACCAAGTGGACAATATCGCCGTTGAGCGAAATAAGGAAAAAAAGACGAGTGAAAATGAGTACCACGACCATTCTCTCAGAAATAAGCACAGAGGGGACTCCAGGTCCTCAATGATGTCCaagcaaagtaaaaaatcgGGGCTCAAATCCCGCCGAACTCCCAGCAAGAGCCCCCTTCGCACTCACCGCAAACCGTCGAGTGCCAAGCTTCTAAAATCGAACGCTTCCAGTACCTGGAGCCGAAGCAGCAAACACTCGTGTAAGGGCTCGTTTAGTTCCAAGTCCGACACCAAAATCCGAAAACGGGGTAAAATAACCACGccgaaaaagaaatacaacaCTTTGGCGCGGACCTCGGCCAGCAATAGCACGTGTGGCGACAAATCGATGGAGTCCTCAAAAACCGGGACGTTTTTCGGGACCAAAAGCTTCAAGGACGAGGAGAAGCTAAGTCGCTGGCAACGAAGCAAGCTTTACTCGGATTCTCTCCGGAAAAGTGTTATTAACAAGAAGAAATCGCCGGCGATTCCACCCCAAGTCATGGAAGTTAGGTATCTGAGTGTGAGCAACCAGAAGTTCCAGTCGGAGATGTCCGTTCCGGGAGTTGCCGAAACGAAAACTGAAGTTATAAGTATTGAAGACGTTCCCGACATGAGGGCGGATTTTTATGATGAGCTACCACATCCTTCCTTCGATGATAAAATTAAAGAGGTGCTAGAGTTGCCTTTCGACGAGATTTTGAACGAAAACGACAACTTTTTAAAGAAGGATTTTACACTGAAACTGGACAAATCCACGACTGATATAAGTTCGGACGATTTGTCTCTGCCAGAGAAACAAATCACCGATTGGTATTCCGAGTTTCCGAAGCGGGAGACCGGCAGTTTGAGTGAATTGTCGTGTCCGATAAACAACCACCAGGATGTGGATTTGGGGAGTCAAGACCACATTATGGGTAAGTGTGGCCATGTGGGTAATTTTCCCAGTTAATGGAAACTGTTTAGATTCTCTAAGTGCCCCCGGGTCTGAGGAAAGTGGCTATGCCACAATCAAGTCGCGCCAACTTTCGCGCACTTTTTTCCAAAGACCGTCGATAAAGGCGCTTTTTGAGCCGCCGCTCGAAACGACGTTCTGTGTCGAAGTGCAAATTGAGTCGAAAAGCTCAAGCGGTGGGCTTGAAATACGTTCCATCGAAAGTAAGTCGTTGCAAACATCGTTCGAATGTTGCCAAAAATCGGTTCAGATTAAACTGTCCGAAGAAGAGTTACTTGAAAAGC
Coding sequences:
- the LOC103314191 gene encoding uncharacterized protein LOC103314191 isoform X2, whose amino-acid sequence is MQKQLQKFGFFASKTLDEEASRVNDKLVKYLYKKETGASYKRKIKSANDTDTSPKHTLRRQPPDEDKHRRKNSPDSVRRHRRDAFASETEIFFISPEDIKKHRKKATKHREKSPEISTEARRHHKNHDYDPEAEKRRSLKRDIDIAKLISPQKHNKDNDYQWLTKKEIVKLIANNDAKELPKKTSTTSNFLKKFFLFEKHDESDFSKDKPRKVNRYAEDNTNMLFTPYKTGADGPKKNEKISKLHEKKHKEDPVDVVYTREAKKHRDKHKSEDGRKPKIKDNGSLVFEELKILQKAKERFHTTDSFESSTISSKPKRKHTSKECDLIFDDLKTQTNESGSQGSDKTKQKSRKDAHKSITPSVATESQVSSVVSSKKKHKINQDQETKIRKNVTETIPKLEKKKSKIRSRENSMSLRPKPRETSQSRGPSTDRGESSDTRKKIIPEKKENISRTNPLRHQTCLVGRTFPVVDISPWVVRENTFLEKKKKHKAFKRYYKYHKNLDRDCDLTSSGTNHAYSDSHKMYQGTSEHSIEDSSRNRRNKRSKFKVETHISAIVIDPQPQKTHKEADKKIRKSRKSKIPVLSNICRMAEMTREKSYTQGDEEVEVVEKTRLSRSPSRDHQVDNIAVERNKEKKTSENEYHDHSLRNKHRGDSRSSMMSKQSKKSGLKSRRTPSKSPLRTHRKPSSAKLLKSNASSTWSRSSKHSCKGSFSSKSDTKIRKRGKITTPKKKYNTLARTSASNSTCGDKSMESSKTGTFFGTKSFKDEEKLSRWQRSKLYSDSLRKSVINKKKSPAIPPQVMEVRYLSVSNQKFQSEMSVPGVAETKTEVISIEDVPDMRADFYDELPHPSFDDKIKEVLELPFDEILNENDNFLKKDFTLKLDKSTTDISSDDLSLPEKQITDWYSEFPKRETGSLSELSCPINNHQDVDLGSQDHIMDSLSAPGSEESGYATIKSRQLSRTFFQRPSIKALFEPPLETTFCVEVQIESKSSSGGLEIRSIETRRRRKRLKKTVSSRLSVKRKKKKRRKKS